Proteins co-encoded in one Methanobrevibacter gottschalkii DSM 11977 genomic window:
- a CDS encoding peptidase associated/transthyretin-like domain-containing protein, giving the protein MKLKDSYILLIAMAIFLLMSIGSVCASEISADDTIGLADDGSDVVMDDKPIEPSNPTTPHKVDTMIVSSDTVSINEKEKIKSIDLTVNDTNKSKVIAGITVKNLTVKEGTKTIKFDYNNSKVIIKDALVLGKHDLLVSYLGNENYTNSSKNIVLTIFGNYTIQAPTSVDVNSTKIVEVPINVTNGIDPKELVKDDFNVTLTYKDGNITKAINITDFRIINNTIIFNYPLSRNITTSTITLVYTANETVKSKNVTINRIYNVKIEGINTKNQYKNGNFTFRLTDIDNATENLTGFKLNLLIGKNVINQITGTADKNGIVNFKTSKIFGYDFNNNTIVIKYLNVGNNTVELKSGDNVKLTTNKVNLTIEKAKINITIDKYNEQYGSNKNLTITVINADNGEPVPGIILHLNMPQTAGKNYYIQTDTNGIGIISVKGLIPGKYNLTVSNNDTVNIINNKASSKIIITPKPVTIKITSGLTINYNTGNTAAIKVTDKKGKGVSGAYVLVQLYTGSKSANYLFQTDKYGNIKFKAPLSVGKHKIVVSGAVGYSSSKVTKYIKVKKATAKISAPKVTAYYKQGKYFTIKLINTKKSNAPIYAAKVDIRVYISNYKYYKFNGKTGVDGKLKLSIDLKPKTYKVEVRGADSKNYAASKVVSKIVVVKAPTKLYPAKLTAKKGTNKYFKVTVKNTKTKKVIPGVKVKIKVYTGKKFKTYTVKTNSKGIAQFNVKSLSVGKHKAIVSSANKYCIAKSAKNYIKITK; this is encoded by the coding sequence ATGAAACTTAAAGACTCTTATATCTTATTAATAGCAATGGCAATATTCCTATTAATGAGTATAGGATCTGTTTGTGCTAGTGAAATATCTGCAGATGATACCATAGGACTAGCTGATGACGGATCTGATGTGGTTATGGATGACAAACCAATTGAACCGTCCAATCCAACAACACCACATAAAGTGGATACAATGATTGTTTCTAGCGATACTGTATCAATAAATGAAAAAGAAAAAATAAAATCAATTGATTTAACTGTAAACGATACCAATAAATCTAAAGTCATTGCTGGAATTACAGTTAAAAATTTAACAGTTAAAGAAGGAACAAAAACAATAAAATTTGATTATAATAATTCGAAAGTCATTATTAAAGACGCATTAGTTCTTGGTAAACATGATTTACTTGTTAGCTATTTAGGTAATGAAAATTACACTAATTCTTCAAAAAACATTGTTTTAACAATTTTTGGAAATTATACAATCCAAGCACCAACTTCAGTTGATGTAAACAGTACCAAAATTGTTGAAGTGCCTATCAATGTTACAAATGGTATCGATCCAAAAGAACTTGTAAAAGATGATTTTAATGTTACATTAACATATAAAGATGGAAATATCACTAAAGCAATTAATATAACTGATTTTAGAATTATAAATAATACAATAATATTCAATTATCCATTATCAAGGAATATTACTACCTCAACAATAACCCTTGTTTATACTGCTAATGAAACTGTTAAATCAAAAAATGTTACAATAAACAGAATTTACAATGTTAAAATTGAAGGGATTAATACTAAAAATCAATACAAAAATGGTAATTTTACATTTAGATTAACCGATATTGATAATGCAACTGAAAATTTAACTGGTTTTAAATTAAACTTACTTATTGGTAAAAATGTTATAAACCAGATTACAGGAACTGCTGACAAAAATGGTATTGTAAACTTTAAAACAAGCAAGATATTCGGATATGATTTCAATAACAATACAATTGTAATTAAATACTTAAATGTTGGCAATAACACTGTTGAATTGAAAAGTGGCGACAATGTGAAATTAACAACAAATAAAGTTAATTTAACTATTGAAAAAGCAAAAATCAACATTACTATTGATAAATACAACGAACAATATGGAAGTAACAAAAATTTAACCATTACTGTTATAAATGCAGATAATGGGGAACCTGTGCCAGGAATCATTCTACATTTAAACATGCCTCAAACCGCCGGCAAAAACTATTACATTCAGACTGACACAAATGGAATAGGCATAATATCTGTTAAAGGATTAATTCCTGGAAAGTACAATTTAACTGTAAGCAACAATGACACTGTAAATATTATAAATAATAAGGCAAGCAGTAAAATTATTATTACACCAAAACCAGTTACAATAAAGATTACATCTGGTTTAACTATTAATTATAACACTGGAAATACTGCAGCCATCAAAGTTACTGATAAAAAAGGTAAAGGAGTGTCTGGAGCATATGTTCTTGTCCAATTATATACTGGTTCAAAATCAGCAAATTATCTTTTCCAAACTGACAAATATGGAAATATTAAATTTAAAGCACCGCTTTCAGTTGGGAAACATAAAATTGTTGTGAGTGGTGCAGTAGGATACAGTTCAAGCAAAGTTACCAAATATATTAAAGTTAAAAAAGCTACTGCAAAAATCAGTGCGCCAAAAGTAACCGCATACTACAAACAAGGAAAATACTTTACAATAAAGTTAATTAACACTAAAAAAAGCAATGCACCGATTTATGCTGCAAAAGTTGACATCCGAGTATACATTTCAAATTACAAATACTACAAATTTAATGGAAAAACCGGAGTGGACGGTAAATTAAAATTATCAATTGATTTAAAACCGAAAACTTATAAAGTTGAAGTTAGAGGTGCAGATTCCAAAAATTATGCTGCTTCAAAAGTAGTATCCAAAATAGTAGTTGTTAAAGCTCCAACTAAATTATATCCTGCAAAATTAACTGCTAAAAAAGGAACAAATAAATACTTTAAAGTTACTGTAAAAAACACAAAAACCAAAAAAGTTATTCCTGGCGTTAAAGTAAAGATCAAAGTTTATACTGGTAAAAAATTCAAAACTTATACTGTAAAAACTAATTCAAAAGGAATTGCACAATTTAATGTAAAATCATTGAGTGTTGGAAAACATAAAGCTATTGTAAGTTCTGCAAACAAATATTGCATTGCTAAATCAGCTAAAAACTACATAAAAATAACTAAATAA
- a CDS encoding DNA-directed DNA polymerase, which produces MQRNVVILDIDYVTYENKPVIRLFSKDGDKNIILLDDTFEPYLYVMADDLDKCIDEIQNNFDVVCIEKVNKKDFQIEKEFLKVTFNHPQELAKNRDALRDLESVVQIREFDIPFYRRYLMDRDVIPMTEVVAIGDKIDSFLDLDSNKQDIEIIKLTDELKRSPDYPREFRILSFDLEVRNPHGMPNSEIDEIIMIGVSSNFGINQVISTKTNSDCRDDFVNQMNSEKEMIEEFVKIIKENNIDIIVGYNSDNFDFPYLKDRAKILGIDLDIGMDGSDIRFIRRGYANAASFKGLIHVDLYLVMRRYMTLERYTLERVYYELFGEEKIDVPGDRIWEFWDNGGEELDNLFDYSLDDVVSTLKIAEQTLPLNLELTRIIGQPLFDVSRMATGQQAEWFLVKQAYFDNEVVPNKQGANFANRAAAEDNEGGYVREPEKGLHENLVQFDFRSLYPSIIISKNISPDVMYLGDVDNEEDYNISPEHGLKFKKEPQGFIPSVIDKILQERFRIKREMKASDDDTEKKALNVQQQAIKRLANTMYGIYGFPRFRWYSFECAKAITSWGRQYIKSSIKKAEEYGFYAIYADTDGFYAKYKKKDKRN; this is translated from the coding sequence ATGCAGAGAAATGTTGTTATTTTAGATATTGATTATGTCACCTATGAAAATAAGCCAGTTATTAGGTTATTTTCAAAAGATGGTGATAAAAACATTATATTACTTGATGATACCTTTGAACCATATTTATATGTTATGGCTGATGATTTAGATAAGTGCATTGATGAAATTCAAAATAATTTTGATGTTGTTTGCATTGAAAAAGTAAATAAAAAAGACTTCCAAATTGAAAAGGAATTTTTAAAAGTTACATTTAATCATCCTCAAGAACTTGCAAAAAACAGGGATGCTTTAAGAGATTTGGAAAGTGTGGTCCAGATTAGAGAATTCGATATTCCATTTTATAGAAGATATTTAATGGATCGGGATGTTATTCCCATGACTGAAGTAGTTGCAATTGGTGATAAAATTGATTCATTTCTTGATTTAGATTCAAATAAACAGGACATTGAAATTATTAAACTTACAGATGAATTAAAACGTTCCCCCGATTATCCGCGAGAGTTTCGTATTTTGAGCTTTGACTTGGAAGTTAGAAATCCTCATGGAATGCCAAACTCTGAAATTGATGAAATCATAATGATTGGTGTTTCAAGTAACTTTGGGATTAATCAAGTTATTTCAACTAAAACAAATTCTGATTGCCGTGATGATTTTGTAAATCAAATGAACTCTGAAAAAGAAATGATTGAAGAATTTGTCAAAATCATTAAAGAAAATAATATTGATATTATTGTGGGATATAATTCAGACAACTTTGATTTCCCATATCTTAAAGACAGGGCTAAAATATTGGGAATTGATTTAGATATTGGAATGGACGGATCAGATATTAGATTTATTAGAAGAGGATATGCTAATGCGGCATCTTTTAAAGGTTTAATTCATGTTGATTTATATTTGGTCATGAGAAGATACATGACTCTTGAGAGATATACTCTTGAAAGAGTTTATTATGAATTATTTGGTGAGGAAAAAATTGATGTTCCGGGGGATAGGATTTGGGAGTTCTGGGATAATGGAGGTGAAGAATTAGATAATCTGTTTGATTATTCTCTTGATGATGTTGTATCAACATTAAAAATTGCCGAACAAACCTTGCCCCTTAATTTAGAGCTCACTCGTATTATTGGTCAGCCTTTGTTTGATGTTTCTCGTATGGCAACGGGTCAACAAGCAGAATGGTTCTTAGTAAAACAAGCTTATTTTGATAATGAGGTAGTTCCAAATAAACAGGGAGCTAATTTTGCAAATAGGGCGGCGGCTGAAGATAATGAAGGGGGTTATGTAAGGGAACCTGAGAAAGGGTTACATGAAAATCTTGTTCAATTTGATTTTAGAAGCCTATATCCAAGTATTATTATCTCAAAGAACATATCTCCAGATGTAATGTATTTGGGGGATGTGGATAATGAAGAAGATTATAATATATCTCCTGAGCATGGTCTCAAATTTAAAAAAGAACCACAAGGTTTTATTCCTTCAGTCATTGATAAAATATTGCAGGAACGTTTTAGAATCAAACGTGAAATGAAAGCATCTGATGATGATACCGAGAAAAAAGCATTAAATGTACAACAACAAGCTATTAAAAGATTAGCAAATACTATGTATGGTATTTATGGTTTTCCAAGATTTAGGTGGTATTCATTCGAGTGTGCAAAAGCCATTACTTCTTGGGGAAGACAATACATTAAATCATCAATAAAAAAAGCTGAAGAATATGGTTTTTATGCAATATATGCTGATACTGATGGTTTTTATGCTAAATATAAAAAAAAGGATAAGAGAAATTAA
- a CDS encoding AI-2E family transporter, with product MGIEIEKYLNFPVLLICFLLITSLIFIFPALKMIVLGAILAYLVRPVAFKIQSKLKFSSVSILIAMVIVLIPLIALVGYISYELSSVASTMLASSSTADINESILKLITYLHIDVNPNEISQSIISSFETIASYVMNYGVSFLGKFANLTLDLFILVCSVFYFVRDGDNCLNFIKSFVPEGSVEFFDKTVDNIKDVLKSIFYGHFLTAVIIGIFGCIGYSILGYPFGIFLGVLTGILQLIPIFGPWPIYWTLFFIDALSGNYPRAIMVLLFGFFLSTIDMYIRPALSSHYADIHPLILLVGFLAGPLVYGIVGFIVGPLILGITYTVLDSYRKEYLMRVE from the coding sequence ATGGGAATTGAAATTGAGAAATATTTAAATTTTCCAGTTCTTTTAATTTGTTTTTTATTAATAACCTCATTAATATTCATATTTCCTGCTTTAAAAATGATTGTTTTGGGAGCTATTTTGGCTTATTTAGTTAGACCAGTAGCTTTTAAGATTCAATCAAAATTAAAATTTTCTTCTGTTTCTATATTGATTGCAATGGTTATTGTTTTGATTCCATTAATTGCTCTTGTAGGGTATATTTCATATGAACTTTCTTCAGTTGCATCAACTATGCTTGCATCTAGTTCTACTGCAGATATTAATGAATCTATTTTAAAATTAATAACCTATTTGCATATTGATGTTAATCCAAATGAGATTTCTCAATCTATTATTTCTTCATTTGAAACAATTGCAAGCTATGTTATGAATTATGGTGTAAGTTTTTTAGGTAAATTTGCTAATCTTACTTTGGATTTATTTATTTTGGTTTGTTCGGTATTTTATTTTGTTAGGGATGGAGATAATTGTTTAAATTTTATTAAAAGTTTTGTTCCAGAGGGTTCTGTTGAATTTTTTGATAAAACTGTTGATAATATAAAAGATGTGTTGAAAAGCATATTTTATGGTCACTTTTTAACTGCAGTAATAATTGGAATCTTCGGATGCATTGGCTATTCTATTTTGGGTTATCCATTTGGAATATTTCTAGGTGTTTTAACTGGTATTTTACAATTAATTCCAATATTCGGACCATGGCCAATCTATTGGACTTTGTTTTTCATTGATGCGTTAAGTGGAAATTATCCAAGGGCAATAATGGTCTTATTATTCGGTTTTTTCTTAAGTACTATTGATATGTATATAAGACCAGCTCTTTCAAGCCATTATGCAGATATTCATCCTTTAATTTTACTTGTAGGGTTCTTAGCAGGACCTTTAGTATATGGGATTGTTGGTTTTATTGTGGGACCTTTAATTTTAGGAATAACATATACAGTTTTGGATAGTTATAGAAAAGAATATCTTATGAGGGTGGAATAA
- a CDS encoding dihydroorotate dehydrogenase electron transfer subunit: MINEPKIVEITDIIDETPTIKTFKFDWNMKSLGKPNPGEFVMIWNFKNEKPMSIAQINDNELAITVKNIGEFTSQLHDLKIGNQIGVRGSYGNGFNNSFEGKKILAIGGGVGMAPINAIVSDLIKKGNKIDVVAAAVTKNELLYATSLEELGANVHHCTDDGSFGFKGFATDCTRNLLQDSTYDYAFVCGPEIMMKGIFDILEEAGISAQYSLERYMKCAIGICGQCCVDSEGWRICVEGPVFENDKINKITEFGKYRRDASGVKY, encoded by the coding sequence ATGATTAATGAACCAAAAATTGTTGAAATAACTGATATTATTGATGAAACTCCTACAATTAAAACTTTCAAATTTGATTGGAATATGAAATCATTAGGAAAACCGAATCCTGGGGAATTTGTAATGATTTGGAACTTTAAAAATGAAAAACCAATGTCTATTGCTCAGATTAATGATAATGAATTGGCAATTACTGTTAAAAATATTGGTGAATTTACCTCTCAATTACATGATTTAAAAATTGGGAATCAAATTGGTGTTAGAGGTAGTTATGGTAATGGATTTAATAATTCATTTGAAGGCAAAAAAATCTTAGCAATTGGTGGAGGAGTTGGAATGGCTCCTATTAATGCAATTGTTTCTGACTTAATCAAAAAAGGAAATAAAATTGATGTTGTTGCAGCAGCAGTCACTAAAAATGAATTATTATATGCTACTTCACTTGAAGAATTGGGTGCTAATGTTCATCATTGTACTGATGATGGCAGTTTCGGATTTAAAGGTTTTGCAACAGATTGTACTCGTAATTTACTTCAAGATTCAACTTATGATTATGCATTTGTTTGCGGACCTGAAATAATGATGAAAGGAATATTTGATATTCTTGAAGAAGCAGGAATATCTGCACAATATTCTCTTGAAAGATACATGAAATGTGCAATCGGCATATGCGGTCAATGTTGTGTGGATAGTGAAGGTTGGAGAATATGTGTTGAGGGGCCCGTTTTTGAAAATGATAAGATAAATAAAATCACTGAATTTGGAAAATACAGAAGAGATGCATCTGGTGTTAAATATTAA
- a CDS encoding dihydroorotate dehydrogenase, with amino-acid sequence MLKTNICGVEFRNPLMLAAGIMGSNASSMNWILKSGAGGVVSKSFSLNSHPGYVNPTTVAVEGGIINAIGLSNPGVANFKEELEKIERKNSVVIASIYGATPDEFSSLVCEVQELVDMIELNISCPHAMDGYGASIGQDCNLSHTIVSAAKDASDVPIIAKLTPNVTDITEIAKTCEDAGADCLSLINTLGPGMKINIDVARPVLSNKFGGMSGRSIKPIAISNVYSVYESVDIPLIGVGGIYNWEDVVEFIYAGARAVQIGTAIMDEGVEVFDHINEGLERFMTEKGFSSIDDMVGLAHREL; translated from the coding sequence ATGTTAAAAACTAATATTTGTGGAGTTGAATTTAGAAATCCTTTGATGTTGGCTGCAGGAATCATGGGAAGTAATGCCTCATCAATGAACTGGATTTTAAAATCAGGTGCTGGTGGGGTTGTTTCAAAATCATTTTCTTTAAATTCTCATCCGGGATATGTTAATCCAACAACTGTTGCAGTTGAAGGGGGCATTATTAATGCAATCGGACTTTCAAATCCGGGGGTTGCTAATTTTAAAGAGGAATTGGAAAAAATTGAAAGGAAAAATAGTGTTGTTATTGCTTCAATTTATGGGGCAACACCTGATGAATTTTCATCATTGGTTTGTGAGGTTCAAGAATTAGTTGACATGATTGAATTGAATATTTCTTGTCCTCATGCAATGGATGGTTATGGTGCTTCTATTGGACAGGATTGTAATTTAAGTCATACAATTGTTTCAGCAGCAAAAGATGCTTCTGATGTGCCGATTATTGCTAAGTTAACACCTAATGTAACTGATATTACTGAAATTGCAAAAACCTGTGAAGATGCAGGTGCTGACTGTTTATCTTTAATCAATACATTAGGTCCGGGAATGAAGATCAATATTGATGTTGCTCGTCCAGTTTTATCTAATAAATTTGGAGGTATGAGTGGTCGTTCAATTAAGCCAATAGCTATTAGTAATGTTTATTCCGTTTATGAATCAGTTGATATTCCGTTAATTGGTGTTGGCGGAATTTATAATTGGGAAGATGTTGTGGAATTTATTTATGCGGGTGCAAGAGCAGTTCAAATAGGTACTGCTATAATGGATGAAGGTGTTGAAGTATTTGACCATATTAATGAAGGTTTGGAAAGATTCATGACTGAAAAAGGATTTTCATCTATTGATGATATGGTTGGACTTGCACATAGGGAGTTGTAA
- a CDS encoding coiled-coil domain-containing protein yields MSDGSYKDLKYELELKNAEIDELNIELENKKEEINKLRLYATKLKYEKKNLEDKLDTKIDYDKATMSELDDLSDKIKEKEVIIEDKQDQVRYLRSLIDDYKIQVSNNTENLEIQLRKISKTYGELLKQKDSIIEKQDEQISNLLKSKEEIIKSNKTNIIGLKLQNEKYQEIIDKLTKTN; encoded by the coding sequence ATGTCAGATGGAAGTTATAAAGATTTAAAATATGAATTGGAACTTAAAAATGCCGAAATTGATGAGCTCAATATTGAGTTGGAAAATAAAAAAGAAGAAATTAATAAACTGAGGTTATATGCAACTAAATTAAAATATGAAAAGAAAAATTTGGAGGATAAACTTGATACAAAGATAGATTATGATAAAGCCACAATGAGTGAATTGGATGATTTATCTGATAAAATTAAAGAAAAAGAAGTAATCATTGAGGATAAACAGGATCAAGTTAGGTATCTCAGATCTTTAATTGATGATTATAAAATTCAAGTAAGTAACAATACTGAAAATCTTGAAATTCAACTTAGAAAGATATCTAAAACATATGGTGAGTTATTAAAACAAAAGGATTCCATTATCGAAAAACAAGATGAACAAATTTCAAATTTACTTAAATCCAAAGAAGAAATAATTAAATCTAATAAAACCAATATAATTGGTTTAAAATTACAAAATGAAAAATATCAAGAAATAATTGATAAATTAACAAAAACTAATTAA
- a CDS encoding NOP5/NOP56 family protein, producing the protein MECYITYSVKGFLAFNSENELISEKLFPEDKIIDRLAEIDDKKIVEEELEIIEEVSSDYDEIIIESNKRRSDYDNEKIIVKTPNQGGEYLRNNYEKFKLDSEEITSIYRNLAIYKIKKESASEDKHLIQAINSIDEIDESISKLIERIREWYALYFPEMDVIHNNETYIKLISQNKTKEKIIEAKPDAFPNDIIDLEEDINPLDLEIMNNYANSIYELQKSRKNIEDYIDKKMESIAPNLKLLVGSSLGAKLISHAGGIKRLAVYPSSTVQIMGAEKALFRHLKSGDRPPKYGLIYQHPQVRGAKWWNRGKIARMLAGMISLAVRRDVFTKTFDENVADELTSKIEEIEKNNPFPTKTTKRRNEERSKSKKSKKKGKKRKKRR; encoded by the coding sequence ATGGAATGTTATATAACTTACTCAGTTAAAGGATTTTTAGCATTTAATAGTGAAAATGAATTAATATCCGAAAAATTATTTCCAGAAGATAAAATAATTGACAGATTAGCTGAAATTGATGACAAAAAAATAGTTGAAGAAGAATTAGAAATAATTGAAGAAGTTTCAAGTGATTATGATGAAATTATCATTGAGTCAAACAAAAGACGTTCTGATTATGATAATGAAAAAATAATTGTAAAAACACCAAATCAAGGTGGGGAATATTTAAGAAACAATTATGAAAAATTTAAATTAGATTCAGAGGAAATAACTTCAATTTATAGAAATTTAGCAATTTATAAAATCAAAAAAGAATCAGCTTCAGAAGATAAACATCTAATCCAAGCTATTAATTCCATTGATGAAATTGATGAAAGCATTTCTAAACTAATTGAAAGAATTAGAGAATGGTATGCTCTTTATTTCCCAGAAATGGATGTCATTCATAATAATGAGACATACATAAAATTAATATCACAAAATAAGACAAAAGAAAAGATTATTGAAGCAAAGCCTGATGCGTTTCCAAATGATATTATTGACCTTGAAGAGGATATAAATCCTTTAGATTTAGAAATTATGAATAATTATGCTAATTCTATTTATGAACTCCAAAAATCAAGAAAAAATATTGAAGATTATATTGATAAAAAAATGGAATCAATTGCACCTAATTTAAAACTTTTAGTTGGATCATCCCTTGGTGCAAAGCTAATTTCACATGCCGGAGGCATTAAAAGACTTGCAGTTTATCCATCAAGTACTGTTCAAATAATGGGTGCTGAAAAAGCATTATTTAGACATTTGAAAAGTGGAGACAGACCTCCCAAATATGGATTAATTTATCAACACCCACAAGTAAGAGGTGCAAAATGGTGGAATCGTGGGAAAATTGCAAGAATGCTTGCTGGAATGATCTCATTAGCTGTTAGAAGAGACGTGTTTACGAAAACTTTTGATGAAAATGTTGCTGATGAATTAACATCAAAAATTGAAGAAATAGAAAAAAATAACCCATTTCCAACAAAAACAACAAAAAGAAGAAATGAAGAACGCTCCAAATCTAAAAAAAGTAAGAAAAAAGGGAAGAAAAGGAAAAAAAGGAGATAA
- a CDS encoding fibrillarin-like rRNA/tRNA 2'-O-methyltransferase, with the protein MNVYFKDGNVATKNLNPGTSVYGEELIQEDVEYRIWNPRRSKLSAALLNGLENLKLEDTSKVLYLGASTGTTVSHISDVLINGRIYAVEFSPTTAKKLVQLSRKRFNIAPILGDATKPKEYLNIVEKVDLVYCDVAQPTQSELFMKNINMFAKDNAQGLITIKARSIDVVQKPKKIFKEQEKKLKEKGFKIIEKVKLEPYEKDHIALLVEKNF; encoded by the coding sequence ATGAATGTATATTTTAAAGATGGAAATGTAGCAACTAAGAATTTAAATCCTGGAACTTCAGTTTATGGGGAAGAATTAATTCAAGAAGATGTTGAATATAGAATATGGAATCCTAGACGTTCAAAATTATCAGCAGCACTATTAAATGGACTGGAGAATTTAAAGCTTGAAGATACTTCAAAAGTATTATATCTGGGTGCTTCAACTGGAACAACAGTTTCACACATTTCAGATGTCTTAATTAACGGAAGAATATATGCCGTTGAATTTTCACCAACAACAGCTAAAAAATTAGTTCAACTTTCACGTAAGAGATTTAATATTGCTCCGATTTTAGGAGATGCAACAAAACCTAAAGAATACCTTAACATTGTCGAAAAGGTAGACTTAGTATACTGTGATGTTGCTCAACCAACACAAAGTGAATTGTTTATGAAAAATATCAACATGTTCGCAAAAGATAATGCACAGGGACTTATAACAATTAAAGCTAGAAGTATTGATGTAGTACAAAAACCAAAAAAGATTTTCAAGGAACAAGAGAAGAAATTGAAAGAAAAAGGTTTTAAAATTATTGAAAAAGTGAAACTGGAACCTTACGAAAAAGACCATATTGCATTATTAGTAGAGAAAAATTTTTAA